aggaaggaaggggaagtcctcctggaggaggtgagctctcagcagggccttgaagggaggaagagagctagcttggcggatgggcagagggaaggcattccaggcccgggggatgacatgggccgagggtcgatgtggggacaggcgagaacgaggtacggtgaggagattagcggcggaggagcagagggtgcgggctgggctgtagaaggagagaagggaggtgaggtaggagggggcgatgtgatggacagccttgaagcccaaggtgaggagtttctgcctgatgcgcagattgattggtagccactggagatttttgaggagggaagtaatatgcccagagcgtttctggacaaagataatccgggcagcaacatgaagtatggtagaatagaatagataaactCGAAGTAGTCTACATAGAGCAGACTGGcaatagaggagctgagtgtgcatactgggttgtagtagaagattagAGAGGTGAAATATAAGGGTGTGAGctgatagagaaacagtgtggtttagtggaaagagcacgggctgtctTGCAAGCGATCAGCGAgttggctgattcagtagtcaaggcagagaaacaaaatggtCTAGtcggtagggcacgggcctgggagtcagaaggacctgagttataatcccagccctgccatttgtctgctttgtgaccttgggcaaatcatttaacttctttgggcctcaattacctctaccataaaatgggaataaagaccgtaaaccccatatggggcaggaactgtgccaatccgatttgcttgtatcccccctagcacttagtacagtgcttagcacatagtaagtgcttaagaaatattattattatgaataataaagactttttttaaaaaaaagttctctcccgcccttcaaagccctcctgagagctcacctcctccagaaggccttcccagactgagtcccccttttcctctgatcttcctcccctccccatcgcccctactccctccctttgctctacccccatccctgccccacagcacttgtgcataattgtacatattcattattctatttattttattaatgatgtgtttatatctataattctatttatctattttgatgctgttagTGCcggtctacttgctttgttttgttgtctgtctcccccttctagactgtgagcccgttgctgggtagggattgtttccacctgttgcctaattgtactttccaagagcttagtacagtgctttgcacacagtaagcgctcaatgaatgcagttgaataaatgaatgaatgaatgaaaaaagggtgGTAAATGATAAGTATTTGGATCAGAATGGTATCAGTTTCGATGGAGATGGATGATCAGTCaagccatcaatggtattcattgaggttttactgtgtgcaaagcactgcagtaagcacttttgTAGTTGGTTGATGCCCCGCCCTCAAGAAGCAAACAaaagagacagatatgaaaatacaaATGTAATACTACATAATAAAATTAAGTATTTAAACAATTGCACATGATTATATGTTCTAGTGAAAAGATcaggggcctgaaagtcagaggatgtgggttctaatcctggctccaccacatgtctgctctgtggccttggggatatcacttcatttctctatgcctcagttaccttatctgtaaaatggggatttagactgtgagccccatgtggaacagggactgtgtccgacccgattatcttgcatctacttctgtgcttagaactgtgcttggcacatagtaagcgtttaacagataacaCAGTTATAAAACAATCTTTGTGTGCACTTCACAATATACTGGATTtctgcccatctacttgttcaTTTCACTTTGAgcactagggaccgtctctatatgttgccgacttgtacttcccaagcgcttagtacagttttgtgcacacagtaagctctcaataaatacaattgaatgaataaatgaatgaatgaatgaatgaatggcaggaatgAAAGTATGAATTATGCTTTGCAACCACTTGCCTTATGCtcaattactttcattcattcattcattcaatcgtatttattgagcgcttactgtgtgcagagcactgtactaagcgcttgggaagtaagagttggcaacatacagagacgatccctgcccaacagcgggctcacagtctagaagggggagacagacaacaaaacaaaacatattaacaaaataaaataaatagaatagtatatatgtacaagtaaaatagagtagaggaaggaggaagctcagtgtgggaaggccttctggaggaagtgagctttcaagAGGGCCTTgatggtaggaagagagctagcttggtggatgtgcggagggaggacattccaggccagtgggaggacgtgggctaggggttgacggtgggacaggtgaaaacaaggcacagtgaggagagtagcggcagaggagcggagggtgtgggctgagctggagaaggagagaagggaggtgaggtaggagggagcgaggtgatggagagccctgaagccgagggtaaggagtttttgcctgatgcgtaggttgattggtagccactgtacATTAGTGCTGAGGGTTTTATGCCATGAATTCATAGGGAATTGGTTCCAGCAGTTCGGGCTCTTGGCCATTGGTTCACACAAAGTGGGCCTCTCTGGGTGGAGCGGGCTGACGTTTTAGTTCAACCCAGATGCCCTTCTCTTTGGCTTCCTTCTTCTGATCATTCTCCTTCACACGCTTAAGGAAGCTGTCTCGACACTTGGAATGCTTAATATGCTCAATTCGAACATTACTTCTCTTGGCAAGAATCTTGCCCTTGACCTGTTTGTTTACAATAATCCCGTCAGCGTGTTGGGTAACGTTATATACCCTTCCAGTCTTGCCATGGTAACACTTATGGGGCATACCTTGTTGCACTTTCCCCATGCCCTTAATATCTACAATACCACCTTTCTTGTAGATTCGCATATAAGTAGCCAATGGGACAACACCATGTTTGCGAAAAGGCCTAGAGAATGTGTAATgggtccccttcctctttccctttgtgTTCATCATTTTTGCAAATTACTGAAAGATGGCAGCTCTGGCCCCGAAAAATTTAGACACGATTTATTTCCTTATGCCTCAGGACATATTGTTCTCAATGGCAGTCTCCACCATTGCAAAGCTAtgttcctctagatggtaagcttattgtgggcagagaatgtccctgtcaattctgttatactgtactctcccgtgtgcttaCTGGAaggtatattgtgctctctccactaagtgctcaataatatgactgattgatgaacatTCAATATTTGTTATTCCCATGGATAAGGATTAGTGAAGTACTGGTCAAATCCTGAGAAGGTGTCCCCCTTCCCCGTGCACCAACCCACAACAGCTCACTCCCATCTGACTGATCCCTATTCCTTAcgccattccctcccacctcaacccTCCCCAACAGCTTCAGCCAAGTGCAGTCTTGGCTGCACTTCATTAAGAGAAAGCTTTCCTttatccttgacctgtttctgactcaatcactgctcctccttgccattaCTGAAACCTGTCTCTCCCTAGAAGACAGTGTACCCTGTcactctctctagagggggcttcatcttctcccactcctctagacTCACTAGGTTATGGAGAAGTGTTGGCTTCATTCTTTCTCCCCCTTGTTGCTTTTGTACCATCCCACTTTCCCTGTCactctcatttccttcctttgaagcccatatcatttgcCTCTAGCACTCATTCTAattactagtcacagtcatctacaACCCCCAGGCCCCTCTTTCAacattctgaaccattttgatccctttctcacattccttctctttctatCCATATGGGGATCTCAATATCCACAGGGATGTTCTCGAAAACCCTTCCACTGCCCACATCCTCTTACTAGTCCATTCTActgaccttctgctccaccccacctcatccattCACCAACTTTCCTGGACACATGCCTGGACACGTCTCTAGTCACTGaataatctctaccctcatcaactcgGAAATTCCTCtaactgaccacaacctcctcatctgtcttctcagtctctttcacaggctcctcctctgctcccccgcTGCAActctgggagtctctcaaggctcacttGTGGGTccctttccattctccatctacactcattcctttggagaactcatctatcactccttctctgcagtgtctCATTTTCTatcgccttcagggcatctctacctggatatctggctgacacctcaaacttaatatatccaaaacagagctcctcatctccccacccaaactctgtcctcccacaatattttcccaacactgtagaaaacacaactaccctccctatctcacaaaccaaTAACCCTGGTATTGCCCtcaacttttcattttcattgaacccacctattcaatatgtcaccaaatcctgacagttctaccttcacaaaatcgctacaatctgctctttcccctccatccaaactgctactatgttcatccaagcacttatcctatcctgtctgattactgaatcagcctccttgctgagctccctgacttctacctctccccaccccaattcttactccactctgctggccagaacctttttctaaaaaaaaatcagttcacgtttccccgctcctcgagaacctccagtgattgtccacccACCTAAGAATAAGATGCAGAGcggttaagttgacttgcccaagattgcacattaggcaagtggcgagctgggactagaacccatgtcctcaccaTGAGGTAGAATGTCACTGGGAAGAGATGCTGTGCTAGGGtaacatggttcattcattcagttgtatttattgaatgcttacggtgtgcaaagcactgtactaagctcttgggaaagcacaatacggtaataaagagagagaatccctgcccataatgagttcacgaTCTAgagggtttatggtatttgttaagcacttactatgtgccaggaactgaactaagtgctggtgtggatacaagtaaatcgagttgggtgcattccctgtcctgcaatgggctcgcagtcttcatccccattttacagatgaagtaattgacgcacagagaaattaagagacttgtccaaggacacatagcCGACAAGGGCTGGAGCTGGGTTGACATCTGTGGGCCGAGCCCTAATATCTGGGACAAACTTCAGGATACGGAGGATTCTTGCTAGCTGGACTATTCCAGAGAGGTGGGCTGGTGGGCAGTTGCCTGGGAGGCTGATTGTGTCTGCCAGGGGAGGGAGTATGTAAATATTCCAAAAGATAAAAGCCCAAATCTATGGGCATCATTCCTCAGTGTTGAGGAGTGGAAATCAAGGGGTTTCAACCAGACTGAGTTGTGGTTGGAGTGTATTCTATTTCTACCCTACACCTCTACAGGGAATGGTAATGAAAGAGCCCAAGAAGGaaaggccagagaggtaagagaagtaCAAGGAGCGGACATTGTCAGAGAAACCAAgcatagatagtgtttccagaagaaggggatgaTGTACAGAAGGAAAGGCTACTGACATGCCTAGGAgtgcattggatttggcaaagtgGAGGTCACCTGTCACAAGGTCTAGGAGACCTGAGTCAGCACCAGAGCACATATGGGGTCAGTCATGGAACCCGATTCAGCAGCACCCCAGCATTTGTGGGGAGAGTCCCTGAACCTAAGCCCACATCTGGCATCTGTGAAGAGTCCTGGGACCTGATTCAGTACCCATGCATCTTCAAGAAGAAGAAACCGGGTCTCTTCCCTGGGCATGCATGCATGTAGAGTGTTCAGGAAACTAGATTAGCATCCCAGGTCCTAGGTCATGCATCACTTGAGGGAGGTCCCTGAGACCTGGCCCATACCCCTGGCACCTGGGGGAAGAGCCCTGGGTTATAGGCCAGCATACCAATAACTAGAGAGGGCTGAGGAACCTGGGTCAGCATCTTGACCTCTATGAAGACATCACTGGATCAGCAAAACAGCACTTATGATGAGGGTTGACAGGCCAACACTATGGGGAGAGCACTTGGAACTCAGTCGGCACCAGAGCATCTATGATGGGGACAACTGGGACCTGGGACAGCATGCCAGAACATATAGGGAGGGCTCAAAGACCATCATCCCATTTCCTGAATGGCGGCTCACACTGGCAACTTTGGATTGAGCTCTGGAATCTGGGTCAGCAACCTGGTCCAGCAAGCCAGTAATATCTGAGCTAGCCCAAGAGCCAGTGGATGCTGGAACTTGGCTTAGATCATTGGCTCCAATGAGAAAGATTCAGGCACCTGGTCACTTATGCTATTTCTGAACCCCAACACCAGTAGTCTGAAAACTCTGGAGCTGTCTAGGCACTCCAGCACCTTAGAAAAGGATCCTAGGATGTGTTCCAGGATACTGACAAGTGAGAGGAGATCCCCGGTACCAGGGTCAGCACCCCAACACCTGAAGCACTTGGGCCGAGGACTTGGGAAATCTCTCCGGATATGTAGGGAAAGTACCGCGATCTGGGCTGGCATTCTGGCGTTTGTCGAGAGAGCCCTAGTACTAGATTCATCCCCCTAGCACCTTGTCAGGAGGCTACTGCAACATGGTTCATCACTCTGGCAATTGGGAAGAAATTTCTGAAATCTGGGCCAGCCCCCGCCACCTGACCCtgatagggaggcgaggagggGTCCTTGGTTTCAGGAGCATAGCGTCAGTGGTGACACCTGGGTAAAACCTGGGTGACAATTGTGATAGCTGTCGGTTGTGTTCTAGGTCGAACGTCCAGCACATATGGGAAAGCCCTGGGATCTGGATAAGCACATGACAACCATAGGAAGGGATCTTTTACCTGGTGGTGACCTCCACAGTTGTAGGGAGGTTCCCCAAACTTCATTCAGCACACTGCCACTTATGGGAAGGAATCTGGGACAAGGGTCAGTTCCCTGGAGAGACCTGGGTTTTGAGTCAGCACCCTAGATTCAATTTTCTGAGTTATAAACTCTCATTTAGTCCCTCACCATTTGTGGTGAGAGTTCTGGAACCTGGTTCACTATTTTGGCACCTGTGGGGAAAGCCCTTGGACTCTGTTGCAACACATCAGCACCTGGAAGAAGGACGCTAAcacatgggtcaatcaatcaattagtggaatttattgactgctgactgtgtgcagaacactgtataaagtgcttgggtcagcattCCCAAACCAGCAGGGAGGATGGAAGGATTTTTGTCAGGTTATGTGGGGAGAGCCCTGGATCAGCACCTTGACCTCTATGAGGAAAGGACTGGTTCAGCTCCACATGACTTGAGGGGAATGCCGTTGTAACTGAGTCAGCACCTGAGCACTTGTGGGGACTACTACCCGGGCACCTGGTTCCACACCCCATCATTTCAAAAGATGGCCCGGGAATATTGTTCCTCTTGAGAGGATCCTGAAAGAAGAAGCCCTGGGATGTAGGCTAGCACCCAGCATCAATGGGTAGAGCTCTGGGATTTGGTTCAGCACCCCAGAACGTGTGGGGAGACCCCACAGATCTGGTTCAATATGCCAGAACCCACGAGGAGGGTTCTTGTCTTTCGATAGCACACTGGCATCCGGAAGAGTGCCCAGAAAATCTGGGCCATCACTTAGGCACTTGTGGGGAAAGCCCTGGGACCtgggtcattcgttcaatcatatttattgagtgtttactgtgtgcaaagcactgtactaagcacttaagagaatacaatataacaacaaacagacacactactgctcacaacgagttcacagtctagacggggagacagacattaatataaatcaataaataataacaataataatcaataatcaataaataaattatatatatatactgtggggatgggagggagactgaatgaaggagcaagtaagaacagcagagaagggagtgtgagaagaggagaggagggttcagtcagggaaggcttcttggaggagatatgccttcaataaggctttgaagtgggggaaaagaattatctgtctgatatgagaagggagggcattccaggccagaggtaggatgtgggtgagaggtcggtggcgagatagacgagatcgaggtacagtgagaaggttagcattagaggagaaaaatatGTGGGCTAGGTTGCAATAGGAGAGTggtaaggtgaggtgggaggggacaaggtgattaagtgctttaaagtcaatggtgaggagtttttgtttgatgcggaattggatgggcaaccaagggaatttcttgaggagagggaaaatatgGTCTGgatgtttctgaagaaaaatgattcgggccaaAGAAtagattatggactggagtggggagagacaggaggcagggaggtcagcaaggaggctgatacagtaatcaaggtgggataggataagtgcttgcattaatgtggtaggagtctgaatggagaggaatggccGGATCTGGGCGATGTTTTGAAGTTAGAACTGATAGAATTTAGTGATGGCCTGAAAATGTGGGTGGAACGATAGAGGAGTCTGAGgagtcctctcctcagagcaccgccatagacgcccgggactccgttcccgagaggcccgcccgctatcacaccgcgcggccttgctgctcccggaaggctcctctcatcagagcgccgccattgacgcccgggactccgttcccgagaggcccgcccgaccgccatcacaccgcgcggccttgctgctcccggaaggatcctctcctcagagcgccgccatagacgcccgggactccgttcccgagaggcccgcccgaccgccatcacaccgcgcggccttgctgctcccggaaggctcctctcctcagagcgccgccattgacgcccgggactccgttcccgagaggcccggccgcccgccatcacaccgcgcggccttgctactCCCGGAagaatcctctcctcagagcgccgccatagacgcccgggactccgttcccgagaggcccgcccgccatcacagcgcccccacggacgcccccctgcttccccccccccccacttaggaggccttccttaaagtgcccctcatcccccctttcccggtccggtcctgactgactctccccccgcccccaggtaaaaagcccttgttagcaccatgatacattaacgacaacctcattggcacctactcagccctcccatgctagttgactgttcgctcctctccccaggtatctctgctccctgatcccccttaacaggcccaccctactccagcacttaatagtttgtatctgctctctgtgacatcattatctgccaattttattattgccatagcatattgattgtttaactacaccctgtgatgccatcgcctacttatatcattgctactgttttattgcttctgcatctcaattgttaacctcccgctgtactgtcactcgccctgctgacctcaccatgaactttcagttcccttgctcccaactgccattcccattcctcaccttccccttcccctctcccacccagctttttccctccctctcacccaccaagaccactccccctcaccccgtaccaaggattcctctgtaccagcgccagtcctccactcctccctcccggccccctccctccccttctccccgcccccaccccatcccagttctcctttcccatcgccaccccccttcccactctccccgcccaggcccccgccaactcatcccaatccaaaccctccccacccctcgcacccttccccctccctcccctccctcgacagctgctgccaagtgtggcctctggaacccccgctccgttttaagtaagatccctttcatcctggaccttttcctttccagttctctactcctcctcgccctaactgaaacatggctgtctcctgacgacacggtctcttctgctgctctctgcagtgcaggcctcttcttctcccactcccccagaatcaccggaaaaggaggaagtgtaggcttccttctcaccccccaatgtcgctttcgcactatccctcctcccccttcccttcccttcccttcctttgaagcccacatcattcgcctctaccaccccctccagattcttgtagctgtcatctaccgccctcccggccccacttccaacttctttaacgactttgaccccttcctcaccttccttctctccttttccatgcccactctgatcctcggagacttcaatatccacatggatatccctaacgactcctctgccgcccgccttctctctctccttgacgctgccaacctcttcctccaccccacatcacccactcaccaacttggtcatacccgcgacctcatcatctcctaccgctgcactgtgtccaccatcaccaactctgaaatccctctctctgatcataatcttctcacctgcctcctcactcacactcctttcccctgtaaatctgtattactccctcacagagatctccgttctctggaccccacccatctttcggagcgcctcacacaccacctcgccgccctctcctctctacccagtcttgatgatcacattactgctctcaatactaccctttctactcagctagactcactcactcccctttcccttcgccgctctcgcaccgctaacccacagccctggatcactgccactgtccgcctccttcgctcttatgctcgagctgccgaacgctgctggcgaaagtctaaacaccatgccaacctcgttcacttcaagtttatcctttcctgccttaactcagccctctcctctgccagacaaaactatttctcctcccttattgacacccatgcccatcacccccgccagctgttccgtacattcaactcccttctcaggcccctggttcctccccctcctccttccctcacccccaacgatctggcctcctacttcattaacaaaataaaatccatcgggtccgacctccccaaagtctcttcccccccttctccaaccccccggctctcaaaactctctgctactctcccatccttcccagcagtatcctcagaggagctctcctccctcctctcaagtgctactccagccacctgtgcttctgaccccattccctctcatctcatgaaatctctcgctccatcccttcttccctccttaacttccatcttcaaccgctcactctccactggttccttcccctctgccttcaaacatgcccatgtctctcccatcctaaaaaaaacactctcttgaccccaccccacctcgacctctcagctgcctttgacactgtggaccacccccttctcctcaacacgctatctgaccttggcttcacaggctccgtcctctcctggttctcctcttatctctccggtcgttctttctcagtctcttttgcaggctcctcctccccctcccctgctcttactgtgggggttccccaaggttcagtgcttggtccccttctattctcaatctacacgcactcccttggttatctcattcgctcccacggcttcaactatcatctctacgctgatgacacccagatctacatctctgcccctgccctctccccctctctccaggctcacatctcctcctgccttcaggacatctccatctggatgtctgcccgccacctaaagctcaacatgtcgaagactgaactccttgtcttccctcccaaaccttgccctctccctgactttcccatctctgttgacggcactaccatccttcccgtttcacatgcccgcaaccctggtgtcatcctcgactccgctctctcattcacccctcacatccaagccgtcaccaaaacctgccggtctcagctccgcaacattgccaagatccgccctttcctctccatccataccgctaccctgctcattcaagctcttatcctatcccgtcaggact
The DNA window shown above is from Tachyglossus aculeatus isolate mTacAcu1 unplaced genomic scaffold, mTacAcu1.pri SUPER_32, whole genome shotgun sequence and carries:
- the LOC119921929 gene encoding 60S ribosomal protein L21-like — protein: MMNTKGKRKGTHYTFSRPFRKHGVVPLATYMRIYKKGGIVDIKGMGKVQQGMPHKCYHGKTGRVYNVTQHADGIIVNKQVKGKILAKRSNVRIEHIKHSKCRDSFLKRVKENDQKKEAKEKGIWVELKRQPAPPREAHFV